The following coding sequences are from one Musa acuminata AAA Group cultivar baxijiao chromosome BXJ2-4, Cavendish_Baxijiao_AAA, whole genome shotgun sequence window:
- the LOC103980711 gene encoding auxin response factor 6-like, with amino-acid sequence MRLSSSGLGRLQEEELWHACAGPLVSLPPVGSRVVYFPQGHSELVAASTNRVTGSLPSFPSLPPHLVCQLHNVTMLADEETDEVYAQMTLQALSPQNILHLPTELGTRSKHPTNYFRKTLTASDTSTHGCCSIPRRAAEKVFPPLDFSRDPPVQELIAKDLHGNEWKFRHTFRGQPKRHLLTIGWTLFVNAKRLVAGDSVIFIWYGYSELLLGVRRAQSPQRVASADAVHVGLVAAHAVATNSSFTLSYFPRASPSEFVIPLSKYVKAVLRTRLLVGMRFRMLFETSESSVRRYMGKIIGIGDLDPVRWPNSHWRSVKVSWDEHAVGERQFRVSPWEIEPLPTFPMYPSPFPLGMKHSWPTAVPCHHGEDDDNVDLASPLMCFQNGGNLGFLSLNAHSSAAAPWMQPRFDAPMLQAEMWPMAAASGLLEKRVTDAAKQASAATLQPQQTPTPLGQSLDHGGPPQPPPPPAFLQIAQLNLEQILHQQAQQRSAATTAAVAPPVQSLLLPPPPPPVAYADFSPSIPPLQSPYDTYTILHNSTDATLPAYSLTYPIDLTSEDILSLHPSFHSSLESLPPLEVCIHRDSVGGELITRNNERFFF; translated from the exons ATGAGGCTCTCATCGTCCGGTCTCGGCCGTCTGCAGGAGGAAG AGTTGTGGCATGCCTGCGCTGGACCGCTGGTGTCGTTGCCTCCTGTTGGAAGTCGGGTGGTGTACTTTCCGCAGGGCCACAGCGAGCTG GTGGCTGCATCAACCAACAGGGTGACCGGTTCCCTCCCCAGCTTCCCGAGCTTGCCTCCTCACCTGGTGTGTCAGCTGCATAATGTTACCATGCTT GCGGATGAAGAGACGGACGAAGTATATGCCCAGATGACACTGCAAGCCCTAAGTCCG CAAAACATTCTTCACCTGCCTACTGAACTGGGCACGCGAAGCAAACATCCGACCAATTACTTCCGCAAGACATTGACGGCAAGCGACACCAGCACGCACGGTTGCTGCTCCATTCCCCGTCGAGCCGCAGAGAAAGTGTTCCCTCCAttg GATTTCTCACGGGACCCCCCTGTGCAGGAGCTGATCGCCAAGGACCTCCATGGCAATGAATGGAAGTTTCGGCACACCTTTCGAG GCCAGCCAAAGAGGCATCTCCTCACCATAGGATGGACTCTCTTCGTGAACGCAAAGAGACTGGTCGCAGGAGACTCTGTGATCTTTATCTG GTACGGCTACAGTGAGTTGCTCCTGGGAGTTCGGCGAGCTCAGAGTCCGCAGCGAGTTGCTTCCGCCGACGCCGTGCACGTAGGCCTCGTCGCCGCTCATGCCGTTGCCACGAATAGCTCGTTCACCCTATCTTATTTCCCAAG GGCGAGCCCATCTGAGTTCGTCATCCCACTGTCTAAGTACGTCAAAGCAGTCCTCCGCACGCGTTTGCTGGTGGGCATGCGCTTCCGGATGCTCTTCGAGACGTCAGAGTCAAGTGTTCGACG ATACATGGGAAAGATTATAGGGATCGGTGATCTCGACCCTGTGCGTTGGCCCAACTCGCACTGGCGCTCCGTGAAG GTGAGTTGGGACGAGCACGCAGTTGGAGAGAGGCAGTTCAGGGTGTCACCATGGGAGATCGAGCCGCTGCCGACCTTTCCGATGTATCCATCTCCTTTTCCTTTGGGGATGAAGCACTCGTGGCCTACTGCAGTCCCCTGCCACCATG GTGAAGATGACGATAACGTGGATTTGGCTTCACCGCTGATGTGCTTCCAGAACGGTGGAAACCTAGGGTTTCTATCACTGAATGCTCATAGCAGCGCTGCTGCACCGTGGATGCAGCCGAGGTTCGATGCTCCGATGCTGCAAGCGGAGATGTGGCCGATGGCGGCGGCATCTGGGCTCCTGGAGAAGAGGGTTACCGATGCCGCAAAGCAGGCATCAGCTGCAACGCTGCAACCGCAGCAGACTCCAACACCGCTAGGTCAGAGTCTGGATCATGGTGGTCCACCTCAACCTCCACCTCCACCAGCCTTTCTTCAGATTGCTCAGCTGAATCTGGAGCAGATCCTGCATCAACAAGCACAACAGCGGTCGGCGGCCACCACCGCCGCAGTGGCTCCTCCGGTCcagtctcttcttcttcctcctcctcctcctccagttgCATATGCTGACTTCAGCCCTAGTATTCCGCCACTGCAATCACCCTATGATACCTACACCATCTTGCACAACTCAACTGATGCCACTCTTCCTGCCTACTCTCTTACCTACCCTATCGATCTCACCTCGGAGGATATCCTTTCGCTGCACCCTTCCTTTCACTCCTCCTTGGAGTCTCTTCCGCCTCTTGAGGTTTGCATCCACCGTGACTCTGTTGGCGGCGAACTTATCACCAGAAATAACGAAAGATTCTTCTTTTAG
- the LOC103978834 gene encoding uncharacterized protein LOC103978834, which translates to MQRGRGGRDDFFGFGDPFAGFGGFGRPGSLVSSFFGGRDPFDDPFFTQPFGSMMGPSMLGPSMFAGRGSLFGETSNAGFLEQAPPVNKSKGPIIQELSDDDDGGEGEKADKEQKENPRKHSRTSKEPFVQDSDEVEEKKSRYMQYRNNYNQSNPMQPQGRSFSFQSSTVTYGGPNGAYYTSSTARRMGGDGVIMEESKEADTTTGRASHRVSRGIREKGHSVTRKLNSDGRVDTVQMLHNLNEDEMPVFEETWKGKAKQHLPGWNPGLDLPGNRQEETRGWALPSTQQPHESGRMRSQPRTNPFKAGGSMK; encoded by the exons ATGCAGAGGGGAAGAGGCGGTAGGGATGACTTCTTTGGATTTGGGGATCCATTTGCTGGGTTTGGTGGCTTTGGCAGACCAGGGAGTCTGGTTTCGAGCTTTTTTGGTGGGAGGGACCCCTTCGATGATCCTTTCTTCACGCAGCCATTTGGAAGCATGATGGGCCCGAGCATGCTTGGTCCCAGCATGTTTGCTGGTCGAGGAAGCCTCTTCGGAGAGACTAGCAATGCTGGGTTTTTGGAGCAGGCTCCTCCTGTCAATAAGTCGAAGGGTCCAATTATTCAGGAGctctctgatgatgatgatggaggagaaggagaaaaggcTGACAAGGAGCAGAAAGAGAACCCAAGAAAACATTCTAGGACAAGCAAAGAGCCATTTGTTCAGGATTCTGATGAAGTTGAAG AAAAGAAGAGCAGGTACATGCAGTATAGGAACAATTATAACCAGTCTAATCCAATGCAACCACAAGGTCGTTCTTTTTCTTTCCAAAGCTCAACAGTCACTTATGGCGGTCCAAATGGAGCATATTACACTTCATCCACTGCAAGGAGAATGGGTGGTGACGGA GTTATTATGGAGGAAAGCAAGGAGGCTGATACTACTACTGGTAGAGCTTCTCACAGGGTTTCTCGAGGGATCCGTGAGAAA GGCCACTCAGTAACAAGAAAACTAAATTCTGATGGGAGAGTAGACACAGTGCAGATGTTACATAATCTGAATGAAG ATGAGATGCCTGTTTTTGAGGAAACTTGGAAAGGAAAGGCCAAACAACACTTACCTGGATGGAACCCGGGGCTTGATTTGCCTG GGAACCggcaagaggaaacgagagggtGGGCGCTTCCATCAACCCAGCAACCACACGAGTCGGGAAGGATGAGATCGCAGCCACGCACCAACCCTTTTAAGGCCGGAGGCTCCATGAAATGA